cttcttcatcaaccGCTTCTTCTTACTCCTTTAGATTCTGTTCAAGTAAGCCTACTCATATAATAACCATAAGGAGCTCTCAAACTGAAGGACCTCTAAGAAGACCTGTGGTTCCTTCTGTGAGAGAACCCTCTCCTCCTCCAGTACTCAAACCTACCCCTCCAACTCCTCCACCAAcgccatcatcatcatctacgGTGCCAAAGCCAGCAGTGGTTGTTGGGGGTGATAAGAATGTCATAACTTTGGAGTTTCAGAGGCAGAGGGCTAAGGAGCTTCAGGACTACTTTAAGCAGAAAAAGCTTGAAGAAGCTGATCAAGGTCCACCCTTTGGCTTTATTGGGAAGAGCGAGATTACTAATGGAAGGTATAAAGCTTTTCTTTTACTGGGTCTGTGTCAATTATTGCACTATTTATTTCATTTCCATTGTATTACTATGTTAGTGAGGATTACCCAATTAATTTAGTGCTAATTGtaaatttgagaaatttaaGGTGATGAACATAATGTAATGTTCATGGGACTTAAACCTGAATAAGATTCAACAAAATGGTAAGTTGATTAAAAAGCAATAGCTAGCAAATCTATAATGTAGACGGCTCAAATTAGTAATTATAGGAGTTGAGCGTAGATAAACATACTTAACAAAAGATCCACTTGTTCTTTTATCAATAAAAGATGAGATAATGTACATTCACTGAGATCGAATCTTTGAGAGATTGTTAATACTGTTAATGGAGGGAAGGAGATGAGATAGGATTAGAAGGGAGGGGATGGAGAGGGTTTAATAAACCTTGTTGGGATGTTTTTTAAAGAAGGAGGTGGAAGGGTTTAACTGGATTAGAAAGGGTATCTTATAACCCCCAAACCTCtcttctttctgttttttaGATTGGTAGATGGTgggagagagaggggggggggggggggaggtttGAATTATAGACATGAGGCATCGCAAAGGATCCCATTACCATTGGGGCTATCACTTGAACCCCAAACCCCTCATTTTTGATTCCTCCAAATTAGGAGAATTTAGAGAGGGAAGGGAGGTGTTCCACACTTccacttatattaaaaaattctaaattgtCAAATTTTCCTTTATGATGTCAATTTACTTTAAATTTAGCAAAAGTAGGtcaaaattgtcaatttatgtGGCAATTTCCCTCCCCTCCCTTCCTCctactaatttttaaaacatccataTAAAAGGGAGAGATATCTATTCTTGTTTCCCCtgcttaatttttaaaacacctTCCCCTCCCCTCTTCTCTCCTTCCCCTTCCTTACCCCCCACCctcctctccctccaaactTCCAGACACACCGAGTATACTAAATCAGTATTGCTATCCTTCTTATGACACACCAGTgcaatttcacaataatcatTGAAAGGAAGTTTTGGGTAattctttttccctttcttgTTCCTTGTCTATGTGAATTTATGCACTATTCATAGAAAATTCCTCAAAAATGATCCAGATGAAAGAGTGTTGCCTTGTTTCCAAACTCTTCAAACAGTGCTAAGCTTGCTTTAATTTCAATCCACCTTGGGATGGTTCATTGCAATTACAACAACGACCTCCTTTTGCCTCTCCATCATATTTATCACTAGGGTGAAGactttaatggtggtggtggtggtggcagtgggGTGAAGTGAATCACTACAGAcacttattttgtttgttttgggattTTTAGATCTCCATTGCCTTGGCCCATTATTATTTATCCAAATGCCTTGAACCTTTGGAATCTCATATGAGCCTTAttaaacataataattatttgaataatttttagGTCACCCAATAGTTGATTCTACACATGCTTAAGTGTTGTCAAATAATATGACATTGATCCTGATTGTTGTAGATTAGAAGGCAGTTCCATCCAAAATGATTCAGTTCTTGCATGAGTGTATGAGTCCTACTCATTTTACCAGTCATCCACAAAATGGTGTTTCTTGTAGATGCAAAAGTAACAACCATATGATCATTGGAAATCTTTTTGATCATTGGGAATCTTTCTGAATTAATTAAATCCTGATTTCCTGAGTGTCTAGTAGTTAGCCTTCCTTGGAAATCCATTGACTTGCTTAGGGAGTTGAGTATTGTTTTCTTCTGAATCCGCTGCACCTGTTATTTTGGCTTTTGCCACTTAGCACTAATGTTACTATCATTAGCCCGTGCTTGGTTCACTTCACACTAGTAGTGAAAGATGAACACCAGGAATGCTCAGTGACAAATTGGCTATTAGTGCTGGAGAATGTTCAGTGCAATCAATTATTGGAggatcttttcttttctcctcttttGCAAGAAACATGCAAATTCGATTGTTTCATTTGTTAGCATTGAAAAATTTCTGTACCTTTGGTAAGTGAGGAGAATGGGCAgtgtaaaatttaattgtttatatgtgaattttttttctttgttttttttccatgtCATCAAGAACAACATCCATTTTGATATTTAAGGTTTATCTTCTTGTACATATAATGTAAAATTCTTGACTATATGTACTCTGTGACTTCAATGCACCAAGagccacaaaagaaaaaggggtgGGGGAATGAAAGCAAAGTTTTGagttttccttctttttactattttaaaatGATTCA
This genomic stretch from Castanea sativa cultivar Marrone di Chiusa Pesio chromosome 1, ASM4071231v1 harbors:
- the LOC142622577 gene encoding light-harvesting complex-like protein OHP2, chloroplastic, giving the protein MSVTSSFPCIKIPTSSPSSSSSSSSCSPASSSSSSTASSYSFRFCSSKPTHIITIRSSQTEGPLRRPVVPSVREPSPPPVLKPTPPTPPPTPSSSSTVPKPAVVVGGDKNVITLEFQRQRAKELQDYFKQKKLEEADQGPPFGFIGKSEITNGRWAMFGFAVGLLTEYATGSDFVDQVKILLSNFGIIDLD